The DNA sequence GAAGGTCTCCGGTTCGAGTCCGGGCGACGCCAActgtttttttttagtaaaagaaGACAAGGTGAACTTATTTGAGaacttttataataatataattagtaGTTGTAACTTGTAATACTTTAACCTTTTTTTACTTCTTTCAATCACTGACAATAAGAATTGTATACATCTAATTTGGTAAACGCATACAGCTAAAATTGAAGaattaactataaataattaaggaAAAGAGAATAAAAATGAAGATCAACAACTAGGATTACAAggggtagagagagagagagagagagatactaAAGAAAAAGAATCAGAAAAGGGTATCAATAGTCAGCTTCCTTTTAGGTGGAGATTTCTCAACTATTTGTTTTTGAAGGTCCATGAAAGTGGCCCCCTTATTGGCAAATAATCTCCTTAGGTTGATCACTGAAAGTTCATTGAAACTAGCTACTGCAAGATCAGCCTGTTCTAGATCATACCTGTAAATGACAGCAGCATTCAACTCATGAGCAACCTAAGAAAACAACTAAACAATCATTGTTTTGATATACCCGATTTGCTCTTATCACATCTCCTGAACTCTACCAGATAATGACTTAAAACTATGATCACAACTTATTAAACAAAGCTAAatgagaaatatatatatttttaaaaaagcaACTACCCTAGATTGAAATTGTTTTGTTAATTCAAGATTACTCACGCAGGGTAAGCGCCGATTAATGCAACAGCCATCATGGTACAATTGTGGGCAGCAGTTATGCCTCTTGGATCATCCGCAAACACTACACACTTAGATGGTTTTCGGTCCAGCTGCAGGTtataaaataagtttaaaaaaCAGAAACATTAGCAGGATAATTGATAAGCTATAAAATTACTGTTCTTATTAGTTTCTCTGTGTAATGCATGGCCATCCGTATTGTAGAATATGTGTTGCACATTATAACACAATTTTGATTCTTTAGAAAAGGAAGAATATACCATTTCAGTAGAGGGAACTACTCAATATTATGTGATAGGCATATATTTAAATTCATCATTAGGTGCCAAGGACAATACCTTCACAGCTGCCGAAAGGAATCTATGAGCTATGGATTCCATGCCATCCTCCTCTGTCACAATTGCCTGTCAAAGAAGTTGAATGGTAGTCAGCTCAGCTGAGGCAGCTCAGTGGAATAAAGCATTTGTATTATCTAAAACAATGTTAATGTAGTGATAGAAAAACCTATTGCGGAATATGTACactgaaaaaattatttcacATCTTTATAGATCACCAACCTGAAAGTACTTTTGAAGCCCCATTCGATCTACAGTTTCAACCATGCTTTTCCTATCAAGACTTGACACTAAAGCACAAGGAATTCTAGCAGTGGATACAGCATCAAGCCATTCTTTGAGGCCCTCTATAGGTCTGTCAagctaaggaaaagaggaagaaaaataatattttaatagccAATTCTAATTGAAAAACACATGATTAAAACTATAGACCACATATAGTTCTTACCCTCAAAAGATTTTCGTAATATAACTCTGAAAATCTCAAACTCAGTCTATCCATCTCACTTTCAGCTTCATCCCACAATAAAAGCTGACAATTTTCAGAGACTTATGAGGGACActcaagaaaatgaaaaaataaaaacaaaagaaagtCAATAAATTAAATAGTTTGCATGAACATAAGAACGATGTTGAAACCTTATTCAACACATGATCAGCACCAGCAGATAgcatcactttttgcaattcACTATCATCAGGAATTTCTTTACCTGCAcaataatcattttttttaagagaCAATAAGGTATGTGTCATCAGATTATGAGAAATTAAACCTAACTCTTAGTAAGACCTGAACTATATAATTTCGTATCGACTGAAATCTCATCTTATAAAAGATACAATTTTATTACAAATGCCTAATCTAACAACTGCTTCAGACACTGATCAGAAATCCCATCACATGAGCTAGTCTAAAAGAAATTTTTTGAAGCATACCTTCTTCTGAGGCAAGCTGCTTCCATGCGGCCAACTTCAAAGCCCGAGTATCCGCCTAAAACACATTATACAAGGAATTAAATGGGTGAAAGCTCAGGAGATATACAATCTCTCAAATAGAACGCCAAATTTGGAAATTTACCACGACATTGTCAAATGAAAAGATAAGACCATAAGCTTCATCTGGCTTCATAGCATAGCGTATACGTTGAAGAAAACCTTCTTGCaacttttcattcaaaaaatcctatttgagaaaaaaaaatgacacaACTAAGAGACTATTCTCTGCCACTTGTTGCAGCAagcaatattaaataaaattcgaagggaaacataataaaatgaataaaattaccATACCAGTTAAAGGAAAAGAAAACAAAAGCCTTACCACATCCATCTTAAGAGGTCCATCTTGTCTAAAAGTCTCAAAACCTTCCCCATATTCAGCTCCAATAGCCTGAGAagcaaaagaaaattaaataataatcaaaACTATCATTCCCAAATTCAGTgtacagaaaaaaaaatgaaataacaaAGAACTGAAGCTTTTTATTGAAATTCTTGTATGTCACATAGTCCACCAATTATTACTGAAAAATAACGCAAATTATGGAAACCCCAGAAGTTAAACTTGAAATTTCTAAACCTCTATTCCTCTATTCCGAAGCATCCATTTCTACAACAACCaatcaaatatataaaaagGGGCAAGAGAAAAACGAACCTCTTGGATGAAAAGCTTGTTGGGCATGTTGGGAAAGCCATCAGCAGAGCCATTTCCGTCGAACCCACAAGCGTTTCTGATCACCAGATGCTGCTTAATCAGGTCGGAACGCTTTAGTCTCTGTTATAAAAGGTTCGAAGCAATCAAGTAAACCGAGTTATATCGATGAAACGACAAAACAAACAAACGTACAAAATGAAAGAGCGAGAGAAGAGAAAGGCATACCGAAAATCTGAACTTGGAAGGGaaagacgaagaagaagagagtgaTAAGAAAGAAGAGGAtggagaaggaagaagaagagaagaaaaagctCTGAAATTGCTGCAAGCGCAGTCCATTAGAGAGAAAATTAGAAGGTCGCAATACCTAGAAGGAAGGAGCTACTTCCGTTTTGgatgtcaatttttttatttatttaatttttgttaaaaatattagtaattaataatatagGATAGGAACGCGTGTGAGATAATGTGTGAAAGTGAAATTACACGTGATCCTGCGGCGCTGCGTTTTATCTCATCTACCATATGAATCACTGTCGTTTTCCTCCTTTATGGTAGTATGGCAACTTTAACACAATTGCCTAAAGTTTCACAGATTTCAAGGCTAACATCTTAAGGGTAGTATATATTGTTGTTTTAAATATTGGTGTTAtacattaaatttaataaatttgaatataacATTCACTACTAAATATCAACattacattttaattaatttaaaattttagaaatataaattaataattaatgatttttttaataaaaaataaattattattaaccaataaaatttgttaCCAAATAATGTAACAACTCGAAAGGAACAGATTTTATATCGAAACGACAATCAAGAAATAATATAGAAGTTGGTATAAAATTGTGAGCTACCACATTAGTTAATTGTTTAACAAAAATaacgaaaatatttttcaactcAAAAAATAATTGTTTACATTCAGTGACAATTtgtgataactctatggtatagagttattttttatgcatttaaactaaaagtaTTGTGAGAAGAGCAGTGAAAATGTGTTTGTTTGCTTAATTTTAGttagttttagtgttattttctatttagtaagctaacttttaagtcttgtaaatattgatattgttgggtGTGTTTTTTCAATTAATTGTGCTTGTTTGTTGTTGAAAAATGAAGAATCAAATTGataggaaaaagaaaatgaagcAAGGAAGAAAAGGAACACAAGCTGAAATTGGAGCAGATTGCTGAAGCAATGCTGAAGCGAATTCAGCATCCTGGCAGTGACATGGAAACACGAGTTTCACTTATACACCTTAGCAAATTCGGCCCAGTCACTCAAAACACTCCAACTGGCTGTTGTGGAAGAAAATGGACTAAACCTAGTGGGCCAAAATGGAAAAGTTTGGGCTTATATTTTGGCGTATGAATTTTGTACCCTAAAAACTCAACAcctaaaagaagagaaa is a window from the Cannabis sativa cultivar Pink pepper isolate KNU-18-1 chromosome 1, ASM2916894v1, whole genome shotgun sequence genome containing:
- the LOC115707689 gene encoding 5-amino-6-(5-phospho-D-ribitylamino)uracil phosphatase, chloroplastic, producing the protein MDCACSNFRAFSSLLLPSPSSSFLSLSSSSSFPSKFRFSRLKRSDLIKQHLVIRNACGFDGNGSADGFPNMPNKLFIQEAIGAEYGEGFETFRQDGPLKMDVDFLNEKLQEGFLQRIRYAMKPDEAYGLIFSFDNVVADTRALKLAAWKQLASEEGKEIPDDSELQKVMLSAGADHVLNKLLLWDEAESEMDRLSLRFSELYYENLLRLDRPIEGLKEWLDAVSTARIPCALVSSLDRKSMVETVDRMGLQKYFQAIVTEEDGMESIAHRFLSAAVKLDRKPSKCVVFADDPRGITAAHNCTMMAVALIGAYPAYDLEQADLAVASFNELSVINLRRLFANKGATFMDLQKQIVEKSPPKRKLTIDTLF